In Desulfomonile tiedjei DSM 6799, a genomic segment contains:
- a CDS encoding 6-pyruvoyl trahydropterin synthase family protein, with protein MHSSSGYSVAVQRDFVAQHFLFGGDWGAENQRHSHHYRIEVQLEGAELDQHGYLVDIVDIETQLEALVSYYRDKTLNELPEFQGLNPSIEHLSRIFCDTFSSRISAKNITVITVKIWENEIAWASFRKERS; from the coding sequence ATGCATAGCAGTTCCGGGTATTCGGTAGCAGTCCAGAGGGACTTTGTGGCACAGCATTTCCTTTTTGGAGGGGACTGGGGAGCTGAGAATCAGCGACATTCACACCATTATCGCATAGAGGTACAACTGGAAGGGGCCGAGTTGGACCAACACGGGTACCTCGTGGACATCGTAGATATCGAGACTCAGTTGGAAGCACTCGTTTCGTACTATCGGGACAAGACTCTGAATGAACTCCCTGAATTCCAGGGATTGAACCCGAGCATAGAGCATCTGTCCAGGATCTTTTGTGATACCTTCTCGTCCAGAATCAGCGCAAAGAATATTACTGTGATAACAGTGAAGATCTGGGAAAACGAGATCGCCTGGGCATCCTTTCGGAAAGAGCGCTCTTGA
- a CDS encoding zinc-dependent alcohol dehydrogenase, translating to MKNLSVHFVEPYRVEPREEPVPIMASDQVLVKTICSAISPGTEMLVYRGQWPANLAIDESIPALGGTFSYPLKYGYACVGEIVETGASVSREWLGKSVFSFNPHESYFTAKPEHLISLPESLNPEEAAFIPNMETAVSFLMDGKPLIGERVVVIGQGVVGLLTAGLLAKLPLGLLLSLDNFPLRREKSRGMGARSLDPADGHTLPEIQDLLGLNGLQGGADLVYELSGNPKALDTAIALTGLGGRIVVGSWYGEKKAELDLGGRFHRARIKLISSQVSTMAPEFTGLWTKARRLTTAIAALSTVRPAELITHRFKIDRAAEAYEILDKHPEQAVQVILEYGGNYA from the coding sequence ATGAAGAATCTTTCAGTGCATTTTGTGGAACCGTATCGGGTAGAACCGAGAGAAGAGCCTGTTCCGATTATGGCGTCCGATCAGGTCCTTGTCAAAACCATATGTTCGGCCATCAGCCCTGGGACCGAAATGCTGGTCTATCGAGGACAATGGCCGGCAAACCTGGCCATTGACGAGTCCATTCCCGCGCTTGGCGGCACCTTCTCCTATCCGCTCAAATACGGATACGCATGTGTCGGTGAAATTGTTGAAACCGGAGCGTCGGTTTCTCGGGAATGGCTAGGAAAATCGGTATTCTCATTCAATCCTCACGAGAGTTATTTTACCGCAAAACCGGAGCATCTGATTTCTCTTCCCGAATCACTGAATCCCGAAGAGGCCGCATTCATCCCGAACATGGAAACTGCTGTAAGCTTCCTGATGGACGGTAAGCCGCTCATCGGCGAGAGGGTCGTAGTCATAGGGCAAGGCGTCGTCGGGCTGCTCACCGCGGGATTATTGGCGAAACTGCCGCTTGGACTGCTTCTGAGTCTTGACAATTTTCCGTTAAGACGAGAAAAATCCCGGGGGATGGGTGCACGGTCTTTGGATCCGGCTGACGGGCATACTCTCCCTGAGATTCAGGATTTACTCGGCTTGAATGGCCTGCAAGGTGGGGCCGACCTGGTGTACGAGCTTTCGGGCAATCCAAAGGCCCTTGACACTGCCATAGCGCTCACAGGATTAGGGGGCCGCATTGTTGTCGGTTCCTGGTACGGAGAAAAGAAGGCAGAACTGGATCTGGGAGGTCGTTTTCACAGAGCGCGGATAAAGCTGATCAGCAGCCAGGTTAGCACCATGGCTCCTGAATTTACGGGGCTCTGGACGAAGGCACGAAGACTCACAACCGCGATAGCAGCTTTGAGCACAGTCCGGCCGGCTGAACTTATTACTCACAGGTTCAAGATCGACCGTGCAGCGGAAGCATATGAAATTCTGGACAAGCATCCTGAGCAGGCAGTCCAGGTGATTTTGGAATATGGGGGAAATTATGCATAG
- a CDS encoding RibD family protein yields the protein MGVLLHCCMEFLKSLTALSEHHFRRTRRPFVTLSYAQSLDGCISAKPGEALPLSGQQSLTLTHQLRAAHEAILVGIGTVLSDNPRLNVRLVHGSSPRPIVVDSRLRLPLECNLLNQDSRRPLVIAAPGHDEVRREAIEATGAEVITVPRNSRNLVDLHAMLNNLGNLGFKSLMVEGGSRIITNFLLEKLADYIVLTVAPVMVGGLRAVKDLGLPGPENFPRVSNPQHRWLGEDLILWGDLV from the coding sequence ATGGGAGTTCTTCTTCACTGTTGCATGGAGTTTTTAAAATCTCTTACTGCTCTGTCAGAGCATCATTTTAGAAGAACTCGGCGTCCGTTTGTCACTCTCAGTTATGCTCAGAGTCTGGATGGATGCATATCCGCAAAGCCGGGCGAAGCACTACCTCTCAGCGGACAACAATCGCTTACTCTCACTCATCAACTCAGAGCGGCTCATGAGGCTATTCTCGTGGGCATCGGAACGGTGCTTTCGGACAATCCTCGGCTGAATGTGAGGCTGGTTCACGGTAGCAGTCCGAGACCGATTGTGGTGGACAGCCGTCTCAGGCTTCCGCTGGAGTGCAATTTGCTCAACCAGGATTCCCGACGCCCCCTCGTTATCGCTGCGCCCGGACACGACGAGGTCCGTCGCGAGGCTATCGAAGCCACTGGAGCCGAGGTGATCACTGTACCGCGAAACTCGAGGAATCTCGTGGACCTCCATGCGATGCTGAACAATCTCGGTAATCTGGGTTTCAAGAGTCTCATGGTGGAAGGCGGTTCACGTATCATAACGAATTTTCTTCTCGAAAAACTTGCCGACTACATTGTCCTGACCGTCGCTCCGGTAATGGTCGGAGGTTTGCGGGCTGTCAAAGACTTGGGATTGCCGGGACCGGAGAATTTTCCGCGCGTCTCGAATCCGCAACACCGGTGGTTGGGAGAAGATCTCATTTTATGGGGAGATCTGGTCTAG